TCTCAATATTCCTGCGCGCGCAGCGGATAGGGACCGAACTGTCTCACGACGTTCTAAACCCAGCTCGCGTACCGCTTTAATGGGCGAACAGCCCAACCCTTGGGACCGACTCCAGCCCCAGGATGCGACGAGCCGACATCGAGGTGCCAAACCATCCCGTCGATATGGACTCTTGGGGAAGATCAGCCTGTTATCCCCGGGGTACCTTTTATCCGTTGAGCGACGGCGCTTCCACAAGCCACCGCCGGATCACTAGTCCCGACTTTCGTCCCTGCTCGACCCGTCGGTCTCACAGTCAAGCTCCCTTGTGCACTTACACTCAACACCTGATTGCCAACCAGGCTGAGGGAACCTTTGGGCGCCTCCGTTACCCTTTGGGAGGCAACCGCCCCAGTTAAACTACCCATCAGACACTGTCCCTGATCCGGATCACGGACCGAGGTTAGACATCCAGCACGACCAGAGTGGTATTTCAACGGCGACTCCACCATGACTGGCGTCACGGCTTCAAAGTCTCCCACCTATCCTACACAAGCCGAACCGAACACCAATATCAAACTGTAGTAAAGGTCCCGGGGTCTTTCCGTCCTGCTGCGCGAAACGAGCATCTTTACTCGTAGTGCAATTTCACCGGGCCTATGGTTGAGACAGTCGAGAAGTCGTTACGCCATTCGTGCAGGTCGGAACTTACCCGACAAGGAATTTCGCTACCTTAGGATGGTTATAGTTACCACCGCCGTTTACTGGCGCTTAAGTTCTCAGCTTCGCCCTGTCGAAACAGAGCTAACCGGTCCCCTTAACGTTCCAGCACCGGGCAGGCGTCAGTCCGTATACATCGCCTTACGGCTTCGCACGGACCTGTGTTTTTAGTAAACAGTCGCTTCTCGCTGGTCTCTGCGGCCACCCCCAGCTCACGGAGTAAATCCGATCACCAGACGTGGCCCCCTTCTCCCGAAGTTACGGGGGCATTTTGCCGAGTTCCTTAACCATAGTTCACCCGAACGCCTCGGTATTCTCTACCTGACCACCTGAGTCGGTTTAGGGTACGGGCCGCCATGAAACTCGCTAGAGGCTTTTCTCGACAGCATAGGATCATCCACTTCACCACAATCGGCTCGGCATCAGGTCTCAGCCTTAATGTGTGACGGATTTGCCTATCACACGGCCTACACCCTTACCCCGGGACTACCACCGCCCGGGTTGGACTACCTTCCTGCGTCACCCCATCGCTTACCTACTACAAGTCTGGTTCGTCGGCTCCACCACTTTCCTTTCCCCGAAGGGTCCGGAACGGCTTCACGGACTTAGCATCGCCTGATTCGATATTGGGCGTTTCAAAGCGGGTACCGGAATATCAACCGGTTGTCCATCGACTACGCCTGTCGGCCTCGCCTTAGGTCCCGACTTACCCTGGGCAGATCAGCTTGACCCAGGAACCCTTAGTCAATCGGCGCACACGTTTCTCACGTGTGTATCGCTACTCATGCCTGCATTCTCACTCGTGAACCGTCCACAACTCGCTTCCGCGGCTGCTTCACCCGGCACACGACGCTCCCCTACCCATCACAGCGGGCGTTGGCCCTCATGCTGCAATGACACGACTTCGGCGGTACGCTTGAGCCCCGCTACATTGTCGGCGCGGAATCACTTGACCAGTGAGCTATTACGCACTCTTTCAAGGGTGGCTGCTTCTAAGCCAACCTCCTGGTTGTCTCTGCGACTCCACATCCTTTCCCACTTAGCGTACGCTTAGGGGCCTTAGTCGATGCTCTGGGCTGTTTCCCTCTCGACCATGGAGCTTATCCCCCACAGTCTCACTGCCGTGCTCTCACTTACCGGCATTCGGAGTTTGGCTAAGGTCAGTAACCCGGTAGGGCCCATCGCCTATCCAGTGCTCTACCTCCGGCAAGAAACACACGACGCTGCACCTAAATGCATTTCGGGGAGAACCAGCTATCACGGAGTTTGATTGGCCTTTCACCCCTAACCACAGGTCATCCCCCAGGTTTTCAACCCTGGTGGGTTCGGTCCTCCACGAAGTCTTACCTCCGCTTCAACCTGCCCATGGCTAGATCACTCCGCTTCGGGTCTTGAGCGCGCTACTGAATCGCCCTGTTCGGACTCGCTTTCGCTACGGCTTCCCCACACGGGTTAACCTCGCAACGCACCGCAAACTCGCAGGCTCATTCTTCAAAAGGCACGCAGTCACGACCCATTGAGTAAACTCAATGAGCGACGCTCCCACGGCTTGTAGGCACACGGTTTCAGGTACTATTTCACTCCGCTCCCGCGGTACTTTTCACCATTCCCTCACGGTACTATCCGCTATCGGTCACCAGGGAATATTTAGGCTTAGCGGGTGGTCCCGCCAGATTCACACGGGATTTCTCGGGCCCCGTGCTACTTGGGTGTCTCTCAAACGAGCCGTCAATGTTTCAGCTACGGGGGTCTTACCCTCTACGCCGGACCTTTCGCATGTCCTTCGCCTACATCAACGGTTTCTGACTCGTCTCACAGCCGGCAGACTGTGAAAGAGAGATCCCACAACCCCGCATGCGCAACCCCTGCCGGGTATCACACGCATACGGTTTGGCCTCATCCGGTTTCGCTCGCCACTACTCCCGGAATCACGGTTGTTTTCTCTTCCTGAGGGTACTGAGATGTTTCACTTCCCCTCGTTCCCTCCACATGCCCTATGTGTTCAGGCATGGGTGACAGCCCATGACGACTGCCGGGTTTCCCCATTCGGAAACCCCCGGATCAAAGCCTGGTTGACGGCTCCCCGGGGACTATCGTGGCCTCCCACGTCCTTCATCGGTTCCTGGTGCCAAGGCATCCACCGTGCGCCCTTAAAAACTTGGCCACAGATGCTCGCGTCCACTGTGTAGTTCTCAAGCAACGACCAGCCACCCATCACCCCACCCGACAAGCAGATGAGTTCACTGGGGCCGGCATCGCGAAGATACAAACCTTACGGCCGTACCCTCAGATACCCAACAACGTGCCAAGCACGACCCGTCGGTCCATCATCACGTTCCACGCCGAAGCAGTACTTGTGAAGTGATCCTCGAGATCGTGCCAAATAATCAACGTTCCACCCATGAGCTGACCGTGCAGAACATTTGTCTGCAATCGGTACTGTGCTCCTTAGAAAGGAGGTGATCCAGCCGCACCTTCCGGTACGGCTACCTTGTTACGACTTCGTCCCAATCGCCAGTCCCACCTTCGACAGCTCCCTCCCACAAGGGGTTGGGCCACCGGCTTCGGGTGTTACCGACTTTCGTGACGTGACGGGCGGTGTGTACAAGGCCCGGGAACGTATTCACCGCAGCAATGCTGATCTGCGATTACTAGCAACTCCGACTTCATGGGGTCGAGTTGCAGACCCCAATCCGAACTGAGACCGGCTTTTTGAGATTCGCTCCGCCTCGCGGCATCGCAGCTCTTTGTACCGGCCATTGTAGCACGTGTGCAGCCCAAGACATAAGGGGCATGATGACTTGACGTCGTCCCCACCTTCCTCCGAGTTGACCCCGGCGGTCTCCTGTGAGTCCCCATCACCCCGAAGGGCATGCTGGCAACACAGGACAAGGGTTGCGCTCGTTGCGGGACTTAACCCAACATCTCACGACACGAGCTGACGACAGCCATGCACCACCTGTATACCGACCACAAGGGGGGCACTATCTCTAATGCTTTCCGGTATATGTCAAGCCTTGGTAAGGTTCTTCGCGTTGCGTCGAATTAAGCCACATGCTCCGCTGCTTGTGCGGGCCCCCGTCAATTCCTTTGAGTTTTAGCCTTGCGGCCGTACTCCCCAGGCGGGGAACTTAATGCGTTAGCTGCGGCACCGACGACGTGGAATGTCGCCAACACCTAGTTCCCAACGTTTACGGCGTGGACTACCAGGGTATCTAATCCTGTTCGCTCCCCACGCTTTCGCTCCTCAGCGTCAGTAATGGCCCAGAGATCCGCCTTCGCCACCGGTGTTCCTCCTGATATCTGCGCATTTCACCGCTACACCAGGAATTCCGATCTCCCCTACCACACTCTAGCCTGCCCGTATCGGATGCAGACCCGGGGTTAAGCCCCGGGCTTTCACACCCGACGTGACAAGCCGCCTACGAGCTCTTTACGCCCAATAATTCCGGACAACGCTTGCGCCCTACGTATTACCGCGGCTGCTGGCACGTAGTTAGCCGGCGCTTCTTCTGCAGGTACCGTCACTTTCGCTTCTTCCCTGCTGAAAGAGGTTTACAACCCGAAGGCCGTCATCCCTCACGCGGCGTCGCTGCATCAGGCTTTCGCCCATTGTGCAATATTCCCCACTGCTGCCTCCCGTAGGAGTCTGGGCCGTGTCTCAGTCCCAGTGTGGCCGGTCGCCCTCTCAGGCCGGCTACCCGTCGTCGCCTTGGTAGGCCATTACCCCACCAACAAGCTGATAGGCCGCGGGCTCATCCTTCACCGCCGGAGCTTTCAACCAGCTCCCATGCGGAAGCCGGTGTTATCCGGTATTAGACCCCGTTTCCAGGGCTTGTCCCAGAGTGAAGGGCAGATTGCCCACGTGTTACTCACCCGTTCGCCACTAATCCACCCCGAAGGGCTTCATCGTTCGACTTGCATGTGTTAAGCACGCCGCCAGCGTTCGTCCTGAGCCAGGATCAAACTCTCCGTGAATGTTTACCCGTAATCGGGTGACACTCGCGTTGAGCGGGACAGTCATGCCGGAATAAGGCCGACTGTCCACAGCGTCCTCGCTGTGTATGTTGCCTGCAGAACCACAAGGGCCCGCAGGACTTTCAAAGGAACCTCGCCATCCGAAGATGGACGGGGTATCAACTAATCTGGCGTTGATTTTTGGCACGCTGTTGAGTTCTCAAGGAACGGACGCTTCCTTTGTACTCACCCTCTCGGGCTTTCCTCCGGGCTTCCCTTCGTTCTTGCGTTTCCGACTCTATCAGATCCTTTCGGCGTCTGATTCCCAGTCAGCGGGAGTTGTCTTTCCGGCTGTTGGGCCGTTCCGACGAGTGAGACTTTAGCGGATTCCCTGCCTCCGACGCTAATCGGGCGGCTGCGTCCGGACTTCGAACGCGGATTCCTCATTTCGCAAAAACGCACGGAAAGCAGAATGGCGCGGCAAAGCACCGTCAGCTTCTGTGGATCTTGCGGGATGGCTGTCCGGGGCCGACCGGGGTCGGTGCTCACGTCGGACAACTCGGAGAACCTTACGGATCCGTCAATCCCGTGTCAACCTCGCTCCTCGGGCGTACTCTCGGCCCATGACTACGCGTGCGCTCACCACCCAGTGGTGGGCCGCCTGACGGCGGCCCACCACTCGCGCATGCAGCAAGCGGCCGCCGACTCGGCGGCCGTTCGCGTATCCCCCTCCGGGAGCCGGGCCTTCGGGTCGGCGCTCAGGAGAAGAGGGAGAACGAACGCGATGACGAGGATCTTCAGCGGGGTCAAGCCGACCGGGCATCTGACGCTGGGCAACTACCTCGGGGCCGTACGGCAGTGGGTCGAGGTCGACCAGCACAAGGCGGAGGCGCTGTTCAGCGTCGTCGATCTGCACGCGCTGACCGTGGAGCACGATCCGGCCCGGGTGCGGCGGCTCAGTCGGCAGGCGGCCACGCTCCTGCTGGCCGCGGGGCTGGATCCGAAGCGGTGCACCTTGTTCGTCCAGAGCCACGTGGACGAACACGCACGGCTCTCGTACCTGCTCGAGTGCACCGCCACGGACGGCGAGCTGCGGCGGATGATCCAGTACAAGGAGAAGAGCGTCCGGGCGCAGGCGGCCGGGCAGGGTGTGCGGCTGTCGCTGCTGACGTATCCGGTGCTGATGGCGGCCGACATCCTCGCCCATGGGGCCGATGAGGTGCCGGTCGGTGAGGACCAGACGCAGCATGTGGAGCTGACGCGGGATCTGGCGGTGCGGTTCAACCAGCGGTACGGGCACACGTTCACGGTGCCGCGGGCGACGCGGCCCGAGGTGGCGGCGCGGGTCATGGACCTGCAGGACCCCCTGTCGAAGATGGGGAAGTCGCACGCGAACGGGGCCGGGATCGTCTATCTGCTCGACGACGCGGAGACCGTGCGGCGGAAGATCATGCGGGCCGTGACCGACAGCGGGCGGGACGTGGAGTACGACCGGGAGGGCCGGCCGGGCGTCGCGAACCTTCTCGATCTGCTGGCCGCCGCGACAGGTGGGAACCCCGAGGCGCTGGCCGGTGTATATGACACGTACGGATCGTTGAAGAGGGACACGGCGGACGCGGTCGTCGAGCTGCTGAGGCCCCTGCGGGAGCGGCATGCCGAGCTCGCGGCGGACCCCGGACATGTGGATCAGGTGCTACGGGACGGGGCCCTGCGGGCCCGGGAGACGGCGCGGCCCTTGGTGGACCGGGCCTATCGGGCGATCGGGCTGTTGCCCGCAGGGTGACGGAAGGCGGTGCGGTAGTCGCGTGGGCTGGTGGCGAGGTGCGAGGCGAAGTGCTGGCGCATCGTGACCTCGCTGCCGAAGCCCGCGCGGCGGGCCACCTCGGGGAGGGGGTGGTCGGTGAGTTCGAGGAGTTTCTGGGCGGCGGCGACGCGCTGGGCGATGAGCCAGTGCAGGGGGGTGGTTCCGGTGGTGGCCTGGAAGTGGCGGGCGAAGGATCGGGGTGACATGCCGGCGCGGGCGGCCAGGGTCGCGACGGTGTGGGGCTCGTCGAGGTGGGCGAGGGCGTGGGCGCGGGTGTCGGCGAGAGCGTCGGCGTCGCGGTCGGCGCGGGGCGTGGGGCGCTCGATGAACTGGGCCTGGGTGCCGGTGCGGAAGGGGGCGGTGACCATCGCGCGGGCGATGGCGGCGGCGGCCTCGGCTCCGTGGGCGGTGCGGACGAGGTGGAGGCAGAGGTCGATGCCTGCGGCGGTGCCGGCCGAGGTCCAGACGCCGGTGTCCTCGACGAAGAGGGCGTCGGGTTCGACCTGGATCGCGGGGTGGCGGTCGGCGAGCGTGCCGGCCAGGTGCCAGTGGGTGACGGCGCGGCGGCCGTCGAGGAGTCCGGCACGGGCGAGCACGAACGCTCCGGCGCAGAGCGAGGCGACCGGGGTGCCCGCGGTGTGGGCGCGGCGGAGGGCTTCGAGCACCGGGGCCGGGATGTCGGCGTCGGGGTCCTCGATGCCGGGGACGAGGACCAGGTCGGCGGGGGTGAGGTCGTCGAGCCAGCTGAGCGGGCGGTCGGGGGTGAGGGAGAGACCGCCGCGCAGGGGGATGGGGGTGTCCGGGTCGGTGGCCGCCCGGCGGAGTTCGAAGGGGGGGACGCCCCGGAGGGTGCGGTCGCTGCCCCAGACCTCGGTGATGACGGAGATGTCGAAGGCGCGGATGCCGGGGAAGGCGAGGAGGGCGATGCGCTGGGGGCGGGGCTGCGACGGCGAGGACGGCATGGATGGCAGTAAACCATCGATCGCTGTCATTCATCCCTCTGGGAGAGGGGTGCGGTCGGCGGCAGGATCGTGGCCATGGAGATCACGGAGAACGCGGCACTGGTTGTCATCGACGTACAGAAGGGCTTCGAGGAGGAGTTCTGGGGGAAGCGGAACAACCCGGCCGCCGAGGAGAACATCGCGGCTCTGATCGACCTGTGGCAGGAGACGGGCCGGCCGGTGGCGTTCGTGCGGCACGACTCGGTGGAGGGGTCGCGCTCGCCGCTGCGGGTGGGGTACGAGGGGAACGGGTTCAAGGACTTCGTCGAGGAGCGGCGCGGGAAGGGCCGTGGCCCTGAGCTGCTGGTGACGAAGAGCGTGAACTCCGCCTTCTACGGGGCGCCGTCGCTGGACGGCTGGCTGACCGGGCTCGACGTGGCGCAGATCGTGATCGTCGGGATCCAGACGAACATGTGCAACGAGACCACGGCGCGGATGGGCGGGAACCTCGGGTACGAGGTGGTGTTCCCGTTGGACGCGATGCACACGTTCGATCTGGAGGGGCCGTTCGGCTGGTCGATGAGCGGGGATGAGCTCTCGCGGGCGACGGCCGTGTCCCTGCACGGGGGACGGTTCGCGAAGGTCGTGACGACGGAGGAGGTCGTGCGGGGGGCGTCCGTCGGGGTCGGGTGACCCCGGGGGGTCAGCTGTTGCCGGAAGCGAGTTCGCGGCTGCGGTCGCGGGCGGCTTCGAGGGCGGCGATGAGGGCGGCGCGGACGCCGTGGTTCTCCAGCTCGCGGATGGCGCTGATGGTGGTGCCGGCCGGGGAGGTGACGGCCTCGCGGAGCTTGACGGGGTGCTCGCCGCTGTCGCGGAGCATCACGGCGGCGCCGATGGCGGCCTGGACGATCAGGTCGTGGGCCTGGGCGCGGGGCAGGCCGAGGAGGATGCCGGCGTCGGTCATGGCCTCGACGAGGAAGTAGAAGTACGCCGGGCCGGAGCCGGAGAGGGCGGTGGCCGCGTCCTGCTGGGACTCGGGGACGCGGAGGGTCTTGCCGACCCCGCCGAAGATCTCCTCGGTGTGGGCGAGGTGCGCGGGGGTCGCGTGGCTGCCGGCCGAGATGACGGACATGCCTTCGTCGACCAGGACGGGGGTGTTGGGCATGACGCGGACGACGGGGGTGCCGGTGGTGAGGCGGTCCTCGATGAAGGAGGTGGGGATGCCGGCGGCGGCGCTGATGATCAGGCGGTCGGCGGCGACGTGGGGGGCGAGCTCGTCGAGGAGCCGGCCCATGTCCTGGGGCTTGACGGCCAGGATGAGGGTGTCGGCGCGCTTGGCGGCCTCGGCGTTGGTGACGGTCTCGACGCCGTAGCGGGCGTTGAGCTCCTCGGCGCGTTCGGAGCGGCGGGCGGTGACCAGGAGGTTCGCGGGGCGCCAGCCGGCACGGATCATGCCGCTGAGGAGCGCTTCACCGATCTTGCCGGTGCCGAGGACTGCGACGGTCTGGGTCATGGCTCTGTTCACCTCGCCGGAGGGGGGTACGTGTCGTCATCCTCGCACCGGCGGGCCGGGTGGTGTGCGGGTGTCCGAGGGGCGGTCACGCGGTACGGCGGCGGAGGGTGGCCGCGCCGAGGCCGAGGACGAGGAGCGCGCAGCCCGCGACGACGAGGGAGTCGCGGACGAAGTCGCCCGTGACGTCGGGGTGTCGGAGGACCTGGTTCATGCCGTCGACGGCGTAGGACATGGGCAGGACGTCGGAGATCGCTTCGAGGGCGGGGGCCATGCGGTCGCGTGGGGTGAAGAGTCCGCAGAGGAGCAGCTGGGGGAAGATCACGGCCGGCATGAACTGGACGGCCTGGAACTCGGAGGCGGCGAAGGCGGAGACGAAGAGGCCGAGGGCGGTGCCGAGGAGGGCGTCGAGGAGAGCGACCAGGAGGAGGAGGCAGGGGGAGCCGATGACGTCGAGGCCGAGGAACCAGACGGCGAGGCCGGTGGCGAGGGCGGACTGGACGACGGCGAGGAGTCCGAAGGCGAGGGCGTAGCCGGCGATGAGGTCGGCCTTGCCGAGGGGCATGGCGAGGAGGCGTTCGAGGGTGCCTGAGGTGCGTTCGCGGAGGGTCGCGATGGAGGTCACCAGGAACATCGTGATGAGCGGGAAGATGCCGAGCAGTGAGGCGCCGATGTTGTCGAAGGTGCCCGGGCTGCCGTCGAAGACGAATCGCAGCAGGAAGAGCATCACGCAGGGCACGAGGAGCATCAGGGCGATCGAGCGCGGGTCGTGGCACAGCTGACGCAGGACGCGGGCGGCGGTGGCGAGGGTGCGGGCGGGGCTCATGACCGGGGCTCCTCGTGGGTGGCTCGGGCGGCGGCGTCGACGAGGCGGAGGAAGGCCTCTTCGACGGTGGCGGTGTCGTTGCGTCGGCGGAGGGCTTCGGGGGTGTCGTCGGCGAGGATCTCGCCCTCGCGCATGAGAAGGAGCCGGTGGCAGCGCTCGGCCTCGTCCATGACGTGGGAGGAGACGAGGAGGGTCGTGCCCCGGTCGGCGGCGATCTGGTGGAAGAGGGTCCACAGGTCGCGGCGGAGGACGGGGTCGAGGCCGACGGTGGGTTCGTCGAGGACGAGGAGTTCCGGGGTGCCGAGGAGGGCGACGGCGAGGGAGACGCGGCTGCGCTGACCGCCGGAGAGGCGGCCGGCGAGGGAGTCGGCGTGCGGGGCGAGGTCGACGTCGTCGATGGCGCGGTCGACGGTGGCGCGGCGGTCCTTGCGGTGGGCGCGGCCGGGGAACAGGACGGCGGCGAAGTAGTCGAGGTTCTGGCGGACGGTGAGGTCGTCGTAGACGGAGGGGGCCTGGGTGACGTAGCCGATGCGGGAGCGGAGGGCGGGGTCTCCGGCGGGGTGGCCGAGGACGCGGAGGGTGCCGTCGACCTTGGCCTGGGTGCCGACGATCGCGCGCATCAGGGTGGTCTTTCCGCAGCCCGAGGGGCCGAGGAGGCCGGTGATGCGGCCGGCCTGGACGGTGAAGTCGAGGCCGCGCAGGACGGTGCGTTCGCCCCGGACGGTGGTGAGTCCGTGGGCGGCGATCGCCGCGGCGGGCGCGTCGGCCGGGTGGGCCAGGGGTGACCCGGGGGTGGTGCTGTCGGTGTCGGGCCTGGCTGTGGCCTGGTCGGCGGCCTCACCCGCCGAGTAATTCATCATGTGATGAATAGTGCTCCCGGCGGTTCCGGCCGTCAAGCACCCGGAAGGGCGCCGGCGTTCGGTCGTGCTGGGCCCGGGCGGGAACGACGAAGCCCCCGCGAGAACGGATCTCGCGGGGGCTGTCGGGGCCGACGGGGCATGCCCCCGTGCGTCGCCGCCTACGTGCGCTTGGGCTTCCTGCGGGCGGCCGGGTTGCCCGTACGGGTGCCGCGGCGCTTCTCGTACTGGGCGCGGGCCGTCTCGTACTCGGCACGGCGGAGCTTCTCGCCCGGGGCCTCGACGAAGCAGCGGGCGCAGTAGGCGAGGAGCGAGCCGATGAAGCCGATCGCCTTCAGGCTGCGCAGGGACTCCTCGCGGGCCGGGTCCGCGGGCCTGCGTACGAAGCCCTCCCAGGTCTTGCGGAAGGCGATGGCGCTGCAGACCGCGAACATGAGGACGACCAGCATGTTGACGATGCCGCCGACGGCCGCGATCTCCAGGCCCTGGTACGCGAAGCGCAGCACGAAGCAGGCCGCGACGGCGGCGGCCAGCGAGCCGACGGCCAGGCCGGC
This sequence is a window from Streptomyces sp. NBC_00691. Protein-coding genes within it:
- a CDS encoding ABC transporter permease, whose protein sequence is MSPARTLATAARVLRQLCHDPRSIALMLLVPCVMLFLLRFVFDGSPGTFDNIGASLLGIFPLITMFLVTSIATLRERTSGTLERLLAMPLGKADLIAGYALAFGLLAVVQSALATGLAVWFLGLDVIGSPCLLLLVALLDALLGTALGLFVSAFAASEFQAVQFMPAVIFPQLLLCGLFTPRDRMAPALEAISDVLPMSYAVDGMNQVLRHPDVTGDFVRDSLVVAGCALLVLGLGAATLRRRTA
- a CDS encoding cysteine hydrolase family protein, giving the protein MEITENAALVVIDVQKGFEEEFWGKRNNPAAEENIAALIDLWQETGRPVAFVRHDSVEGSRSPLRVGYEGNGFKDFVEERRGKGRGPELLVTKSVNSAFYGAPSLDGWLTGLDVAQIVIVGIQTNMCNETTARMGGNLGYEVVFPLDAMHTFDLEGPFGWSMSGDELSRATAVSLHGGRFAKVVTTEEVVRGASVGVG
- a CDS encoding ABC transporter ATP-binding protein translates to MMNYSAGEAADQATARPDTDSTTPGSPLAHPADAPAAAIAAHGLTTVRGERTVLRGLDFTVQAGRITGLLGPSGCGKTTLMRAIVGTQAKVDGTLRVLGHPAGDPALRSRIGYVTQAPSVYDDLTVRQNLDYFAAVLFPGRAHRKDRRATVDRAIDDVDLAPHADSLAGRLSGGQRSRVSLAVALLGTPELLVLDEPTVGLDPVLRRDLWTLFHQIAADRGTTLLVSSHVMDEAERCHRLLLMREGEILADDTPEALRRRNDTATVEEAFLRLVDAAARATHEEPRS
- the trpS gene encoding tryptophan--tRNA ligase, with amino-acid sequence MTRIFSGVKPTGHLTLGNYLGAVRQWVEVDQHKAEALFSVVDLHALTVEHDPARVRRLSRQAATLLLAAGLDPKRCTLFVQSHVDEHARLSYLLECTATDGELRRMIQYKEKSVRAQAAGQGVRLSLLTYPVLMAADILAHGADEVPVGEDQTQHVELTRDLAVRFNQRYGHTFTVPRATRPEVAARVMDLQDPLSKMGKSHANGAGIVYLLDDAETVRRKIMRAVTDSGRDVEYDREGRPGVANLLDLLAAATGGNPEALAGVYDTYGSLKRDTADAVVELLRPLRERHAELAADPGHVDQVLRDGALRARETARPLVDRAYRAIGLLPAG
- the proC gene encoding pyrroline-5-carboxylate reductase; the encoded protein is MTQTVAVLGTGKIGEALLSGMIRAGWRPANLLVTARRSERAEELNARYGVETVTNAEAAKRADTLILAVKPQDMGRLLDELAPHVAADRLIISAAAGIPTSFIEDRLTTGTPVVRVMPNTPVLVDEGMSVISAGSHATPAHLAHTEEIFGGVGKTLRVPESQQDAATALSGSGPAYFYFLVEAMTDAGILLGLPRAQAHDLIVQAAIGAAVMLRDSGEHPVKLREAVTSPAGTTISAIRELENHGVRAALIAALEAARDRSRELASGNS
- a CDS encoding GlxA family transcriptional regulator, with protein sequence MPSSPSQPRPQRIALLAFPGIRAFDISVITEVWGSDRTLRGVPPFELRRAATDPDTPIPLRGGLSLTPDRPLSWLDDLTPADLVLVPGIEDPDADIPAPVLEALRRAHTAGTPVASLCAGAFVLARAGLLDGRRAVTHWHLAGTLADRHPAIQVEPDALFVEDTGVWTSAGTAAGIDLCLHLVRTAHGAEAAAAIARAMVTAPFRTGTQAQFIERPTPRADRDADALADTRAHALAHLDEPHTVATLAARAGMSPRSFARHFQATTGTTPLHWLIAQRVAAAQKLLELTDHPLPEVARRAGFGSEVTMRQHFASHLATSPRDYRTAFRHPAGNSPIAR